A window from Rhea pennata isolate bPtePen1 chromosome 1, bPtePen1.pri, whole genome shotgun sequence encodes these proteins:
- the ADPRHL1 gene encoding inactive ADP-ribosyltransferase ARH2 isoform X2: MDKFKAALVLAGVGDALGYRNFSGENNVLGAKIQQELKEIGGLENLVLSSDKWPVSDNTLMHMATAEAIITGSGFGAATKAMCLGMRYWKPERLESLIEVSIECGRMTHNHPTGFLGSLCTALFVSYAIQGKPLVQWGREMMKVVPMAEEYCKKTIRHMAEYQEHWFYFEAKWQFYLEEREINEENQNKPVFPDNYDAEEREKTYRRWSSEGRGGRRGHDAPMIAYDALLGCGGDWTELCNRSMFHGGESAATGCIAGCLYGLVYGLSKVPKGLYQDLEQRERLEYLGESLYRLSTEENTKSTKFCGDKMLIDPLVLKKKLNRMATEQGAFAVLSSLLLYVTELAACDPQLSSKRTKWAEGEENKVSYKLSCPDPNRGQRPTRFQLLRSRFLNNNREPYTKKRREVGKLVIKEKLWVSRTGNKLSKERKEDGKAPEEDEDTTVNDRAKWNSICGKNTVKNILKKFLAAEEKEAKEKSLSWKKKQPNSSLPKIVNKNSVLSKLKEQFEQSSLCSATEVKESLLRKGGKKTKNFPSRKPIRKPEVRVLRTAAMTTTDINSPESQYLVCSTVPVPRLSMATEINHPWSWSTNNAIKQLFCHEIPLKEKAESHRKPGVIKPPGNAAQDREDKVQLLVAPKDMLDAKNSAETETDSTKQGPSSNPHLDSSSTACENSLADYVPPLSQHSLDCTGNNMSAGLDTSSLLELTNAVQRGKEDIAPSNLPYSSRAEGSHKQGPKDTEASEIPEIIMYVYSPEEADTEVTEPEKDPFFAVQKCFPEQKVLENMLPFHYPGIQASHKVEPPRDDQQLTLKTSVTGKRPPKDKRMALGFRGKCSEEAKGRENGHSEDKIFPTCSKNDSDVPARMEQEIPNCQMQNESKNKEPHGHQMLSPQNKLGNSNTDMPNSDINQTKYTLSSTESQKKKPGAAEEDSISSDWEKKQSPLSSDLVKHNSYIVEEDFEKDQLSSSNEMMNHANNRALGRSTLTDLETCHKPASYFIKHEEASADEMPWPDSRTCQAFSPNPLTMPTSGIAGQRIHHTLRNPPTLPPIDLMSQEARDVEDEHISHGCEKHQLPSSDESTNRQNDTKEEKKTAPDLENHQMPSSSHVTKYENTVAEETNTCQSFENYLSLSTKKQGKYENKIILKRKSLSPLEKNQVPTSDDTKKHESDIPEENLFPSASELVLHQKKDPGDTNKVPKYKKHKLLSSDDDIKHENDKTERNTTTGERNASDTMDRDINTSNEKNSHSPNTSQLPSSEYDTNIQGVKNKGQVLKCLTPSRDLVKHEHDMAEDENICCNNEKHRLYSSKEPMKHANDTAGERNIKSNFKIYSMSPRNTAKHDNKTIDEKNASHNLKNEPVQHKKNSGGERNTLRDPKNQTPPSNPLAKNEKELPPLETQNQMSPGDFVKHEKKSVEKKTKHTSEKAQAPSNKLMKPRERSTSGERKQKTPAAEDIGTPETKAGKENNEHQHSGKDQSPPSSKSVKHERNASEGEKQQAIFEDFRKSDTHAAKEKNKDPGSRKYRSASSETLVKAQDKNTLEQKQQISAPTGSKKPGTNDVKLKNRDPNSEKSQPPSSIKLVKPQERSTSGERKQKTPAAEDTRTPETKAVKKDDKHQHSGKDQSPPSSKSVKHERNAPEGEKQQILFEDFKKPDTHTAKEKSKNLGSGTCQSPSSKSLMKPQEKKSTAEKKQSAPPSDENIKYKASIPEKKSGPPKTKKYQLFSSNQTEKDDNDNDSTGKESSVGNFKSYEAPLPRDGIKRKSDTVPKETIWSDSKMHQKSSSLTDVSKYEKNPTENRRKQPKFKKYRTLSSINLMKHEKDTSEREAGWQAAGETNDREAELDDSSKTAAFSKYTVESYSERPLDSSFKPLIIRVADTFKHHS; this comes from the exons ATGGATAAATTTAAGGCTGCACTTGTCTTGGCTGGGGTAGGCGATGCTCTTGGTTATCGAAATTTCTCCggagaaaacaatgttttagGTGCAAAAATCCAGCAGGAGCTGAAGGAAATTGGAGGGCTCGAGAACCTGGTGCTTTCTTCAGATAAATGGCCAGTAAGTGACAACACCCTCATGCACATGGCGACAGCGGAGGCCATCATCACAG GTTCTGGATTTGGAGCAGCTACGAAAGCCATGTGTTTAGGGATGAGATACTGGAAACCAGAAAGGCTGGAATCGCTCATTGAAGTGAGCATTGAATGTGGACGAATGACTCATAACCACCCTACAG GCTTTCTAGGGTCCCTATGCACAGCTCTGTTTGTGTCGTACGCAATTCAAGGAAAACCCCTTGTGCAGTGGGGAAGAGAGATGATGAAGGTTGTGCCAATGGCTGAAGAATATTGCAAGAAGACCATTCGACACATGGCAG AATATCAGGAGCACTGGTTTTACTTTGAAGCCAAGTGGCAGTTTTAtttggaggagagagaaatcaaTGAGGAAAATCAGAATAAACCTGTCTTTCCGGACAACTATGatgcagaggagagagaaaag ACGTACAGGAGATGGAGCTCTGAAGGCCGAGGGGGCAGAAGGGGTCACGATGCCCCCATGATTGCCTATGATGCCCTGCTGGGATGCGGCGGTGACTGGACTGAGCTCTGCAACCGCTCCATGTTCCACGGAG GTGAAAGTGCAGCTACCGGATGTATTGCTGGCTGCTTGTACGGATTGGTGTACGGCCTGAGCAAGGTGCCCAAAGGCTTGTACCAGGACCTGGAGCAAAGGGAGAGGCTAGAGTACTTGGGCGAGAGCCTTTACCGACTATCCACAGAGGAAAA CACCAAAAGCACAAAGTTTTGCGGAGATAAGATGCTGATAGACCCTTTGGTGCTGAAGAAGAAACTCAATAGGATGGCAACAGAGCAAGGGGCCTTTGCTGtcctcagcagcctgctgctttaCGTCACAGAGCTCGCAGCTTGCGACCCACAGCTGAGCAGCAAGAGGACAAAATGGGCAGAAGGTGAAGAAAACAAGGTGAGTTACAAACTGTCATGCCCAGATCCAAACAGGGGCCAGCGCCCCACCAGATTTCAGCTTTTGCGGTCCAGGTTTCTAAACAACAATCGTGAGCCATACAccaagaaaagaagagaagttgGCAAACTGGTCATTAAGGAAAAACTGTGGGTAAGCAGGACTGGTAATAAGTtaagcaaagagagaaaagaagacgGAAAAGCACCAGAAGAGGATGAAGACACGACGGTTAACGACAGGGCCAAGTGGAATAGCATATGTGggaaaaacacagtgaaaaacattctgaagaaatttttagctgctgaagaaaaagaagccaaGGAAAAATCTCTCAGCTGGAAAAAGAAGCAGCCAAACAGCAGTTTACCGAAAATAGTCAACAAGAATTCAGTCCTCTCCAAGCTGAAGGAGCAGTTTGAACAAAGCTCTCTCTGTTCAGCCACAGAGGTGAAAGAATCACTGTTGCGAAAAGGTGggaaaaagactaaaaatttCCCAAGTAGAAAACCTATTCGTAAGCCAGAGGTCAGAGTGCTGCGCACAGCAGCCATGACAACCACAGATATAAATAGTCCAGAGTCCCAATATTTAGTGTGCTCTACAGTCCCAGTGCCCAGACTCAGTATGGCTACTGAAATTAATCATCCTTGGAGCTGGTCAACAAATAATGCCATTAAGCAGCTTTTTTGTCATGAGATACCgttaaaggaaaaagcagaatctCACAGAAAGCCTGGTGTGATAAAACCACCAGGAAATGCAGCACAGGACAGGGAGGACAAAGTACAGCTACTAGTGGCACCCAAGGACATGCTTGATGCAAAGAACAGTGCTGAGACTGAAACAGACTCCACAAAGCAAGGACCCAGCTCTAATCCTCATCTAGATAGCTCTTCTACTGCCTGTGAAAATAGCCTTGCAGACTATGTTCCTCCATTGTCTCAACATAGTCTAGACTGCACTGGAAATAACATGTCAGCAGGGCTTGATACATCTTCACTACTGGAGCTTACCAATGCTGTACAACGTGGTAAGGAAGACATTGCACCTTCTAACTTGCCCTACTCTAGCAGAGCTGAAGGATCCCACAAACAAGGTCCCAAGGATACTGAAGCAAGTGAGATTCCTGAAATAATTATGTATGTATACAGTCCAGAGGAAGCTGACACAGAGGTCACAGAGCCAGAGAAAGATCCTTTCTTTGCAgtccaaaaatgttttccagagcagaaaGTACTGGAAAATATGCTACCATTTCACTACCCAGGAATTCAAGCATCTCATAAAGTTGAGCCTCCAAGGGATGACCAACAGTTAACTCTCAAAACATCAGTTACTGGCAAAAGGCCACCAAAAGACAAACGTATGGCATTAGGTTTTAGAGGAAAATGTTCTGAGGAagccaaaggaagagagaacGGTCACAGTGAAGACAAGATATTCCCTACTTGTAGCAAAAATGATAGTGATGTCCCAGCTAGAATGGAACAGGAGATACCTAACTgccaaatgcaaaatgaatCCAAAAATAAGGAGCCACATGGACACCAAATGCTCAGCCCACAAAATAAGCTTGGTAATTCCAATACTGACATGCCAAATTCAGATATAAATCAGACAAAATACACACTTTCCTCAACTGAGAGCCAGAAGAAGAAGCCTGGTGCTGCAGAAGAAGACTCCATCTCTTCTGactgggaaaagaaacaaagcccTTTATCAAGTGACCTTGTGAAGCACAACTCTTACATCGTAGAAGAGGATTTTGAGAAGGACCAATTATCTTCATCAAATGAAATGATGAATCATGCAAACAATCGAGCCCTGGGCAGGAGTACCTTGACTGACCTGGAGACCTGTCACAAGCCAGCCAGCTATTTCATTAAGCATGAAGAGGCCAGTGCAGATGAGATGCCTTGGCCTGATTCTAGGACATGCCAAGCATTTTCACCAAATCCTTTAACGATGCCTACGAGTGGGATTGCAGGGCAAAGAATCCACCACACTCTTAGAAATCCTCCAACCCTTCCACCCATTGATCTGATGAGCCAGGAAGCTCGTGATGTGGAAGATGAGCATATCAGCCATGGCTGTGAGAAGCATCAGCTACCCTCTTCAGATGAATCAACAAACCGTCAGAATGACActaaagaggagaagaaaactgCACCTGATTTGGAGAACCACCAAATGCCGTCCTCAAGTCATGtgacaaaatatgaaaatactgtaGCTGAAGAGACAAATACATGTCAAAGCTTTGAGAATTATCTTTCACTTTCTACCAAGAAGCAAggcaaatatgaaaataaaatcatactgAAGAGAAAGTCCCTATCACCCTTGGAGAAGAATCAAGTACCAACTTCAGATGATACCAAGAAGCATGAAAGTGATATACCGGAAGAGAACTTGTTTCCTTCAGCAAGTGAACTGGTGTTACATCAAAAGAAGGATCCAGGAGATACTAATAAAGTCCCTAAATATAAGAAGCACAAGCTCCTGTCATCAGATGATGACATTAAGCATGAAAATGATAAGACAGAGAGGAATACAActacaggagagagaaatgcaagtGATACTATGGATCGTGACATCAACacttcaaatgagaaaaattctcATAGCCCTAACACATCCCAATTACCTTCATCAGAATATGATACCAACATTCAAGGAGTGAAGAATAAGGGACAGGTTTTGAAGTGTCTAACGCCTTCAAGAGATTTAGTGAAACATGAACATGATATGGCAGAAGATGAAAACATCTGTTGTAATAATGAGAAACACCGCCTGTACTCATCAAAAGAGCCAATGAAACATGCAAATGACACTGCAGGGGAAAGAAACATCAAGTCTAACTTCAAGATATATTCGATGTCACcaagaaatacagcaaagcaTGACAATAAGACCATTGATGAGAAGAACGCCTCtcataatttgaaaaatgaaccAGTGCAGCACAAAAAGAATAGTGGAGGAGAGAGGAATACTTTGCGTGATCCTAAAAATCAAACACCACCATCAAATCCTTTGGCGAAAAATGAGAAGGAACTCCCCCCTCTAGAAACACAAAACCAGATGTCACCAGGTGACTTtgtaaagcatgaaaaaaagtcagttgAAAAAAAGACTAAGCATACCTCTGAGAAAGCCCAGGCACCTTCAAACAAACTGATGAAGCCTCGGGAAAGAAGTACTTCAGGAGAGAGGAAGCAAAAGACACCAGCAGCAGAGGACATTGGGACACCTGAAACAAAGGCTGGGAAAGAGAACAATGAACATCAGCATTCGGGGAAGGACCAGTCTCCTCCTTCAAGTAAATCAGTGAAGCATGAAAGAAATGcttcagaaggagaaaaacaacaagcAATATTTGAAGATTTTAGGAAGTCTGATACACATGctgcaaaagagaagaacaaagatCCAGGTTCCAGGAAATACCGATCAGCATCTTCAGAAACATTGGTTAAGGCTCAAGACAAAAATACTCtagaacaaaagcaacaaatatCAGCACCTACAGGGTCAAAGAAACCCGGTACCAAtgatgtaaaattaaaaaatagagatCCAAATTCTGAGAAGTCGCAGCCACCTTCCTCCATCAAACTGGTGAAGCCTCAGGAAAGAAGTACTTCAGGAGAGAGGAAGCAAAAGACGCCTGCAGCAGAAGACACCAGGACTCCTGAAACAAAGGCTGTGAAAAAGGATGATAAACATCAGCATTCTGGGAAGGACCAGTCTCCTCCTTCAAGTAAATCAGTGAAGCATGAAAGAAATGCtccagaaggagaaaaacagcaaatattatTTGAAGATTTTAAGAAGCCTGATACACATactgcaaaagagaagagcaaaaatcTAGGTTCTGGGACATGCCAGTCACCATCTTCCAAATCATTGATGAAGCCTCAAGAAAAGAAgagcacagcagaaaagaagcaaTCAGCACCACCATCCGATGAAAATATAAAGTATAAAGCCAGTATTCCAGAAAAGAAGAGTGGACCCCCTAAAACTAAGAAATACCAGCTATTCTCTTCAAATCAAACAGAGAAGGATGACAATGACAATGATagcacaggaaaggaaagctcTGTGGGTAATTTTAAGAGCTATGAAGCTCCATTGCCAAGAGATGGTATAAAACGTAAAAGTGATACAGTCCCAAAAGAGACCATTTGGTCTGATAGTAAGATGCACCAAAAATCATCATCATTGACGGATGTAtcaaaatatgagaaaaatcccactgaaaatagaagaaaacagccTAAGTTTAAGAAGTACCGAACACTCTCTTCAATTAATTTAATGAAGCATGAGAAAGACACGAGTGAAAGGGAGGCTGGTTGGCAGGCAGCTGGTGAAACCAATGACAGAGAAGCAGAACTGGATGACAGCTCTAAAACAGCAGCATTCTCAAAATACACAGTAGAAA